One Actinomycetospora corticicola genomic window, CGGCACCGGGGTGCTGACGAAGCCCGGCACCATCATCCAGGCCGACGACGTGGTGTACGCGGCGGCCGTCAGCGGCACGGTGGCCTCGGTCACCCAGGCGGCCCAGACGGCGCCTGCGGAGCGGGGGTAGTGGCCATGCGCGTGACCATCGCCGGGGCGGGCGCGGTGGGGAAGTCGATCGCCTCCGAGCTCATCGAGAACGGCCACGAGGTGATGCTCATCGAACGTGACCTCGCCGAGGTCGCGCCGGAGGCGGTGCCGCAGGCCGAGTGGGTGCACGCCGACGCCTGCGAGGTCGCCTCGCTCGAGGACGCCTCGGTGCAGAACTGCGACGTGGTGATCGCGGCGACCGGGGACGACAAGGTCAACCTCGTCGTCTCGCTGCTCGCGAAGACCGAGTTCGCCGTGCGCCGCGTGGTCGCCCGGGTGAACAACCCGCGCAACGAGTGGCTGTTCACCGAGTCCTGGGGCGTCGACGTCGCCGTGTCCACCCCGCGCATGCTCGCCGCGATGGTCGAGGAGGCGGTGTCGGTCGGCGACCTGGTCCGCCTGCTCACCCTGCGGCAGGGCAAGGCGAACCTCGTCGAGGTCACGCTGGCCGAGAACACCGCGTTGGCGGGACGGCCGGTGCGGGACGTGCCGCTGCCCGCGGACGCGGCGCTCGTCGCGATCCTGCGGGGCGGCCGCGTGATCGTCCCGCAGTCCGACGACCCGCTCGAGCCCGGCGACGAGATGATGTTCGTCGCCGGCGAGGGCGTCGAGGACGAGATCCACCGGGTGCTCACCTCGGGCGACCCGGGTGGGCGGGAGCTGATCTGAGGCGCCCTGGCCGTGGCAGCGAAGCGTCGTTGCTGTCGTCCGGTGGCAGGAAGGTCACATCGTCGATGGTCACGTTGCCGGGCGGCCGGAGCGTCGGGGCGCGGTCCCTGCGGGTGCCGCCCCCGGAGCCGCCGGCCTTCGGCCTCTACCTCGGGTCGGCCCGCGCGGCCCGTCGTCGGGACGCGGGCATGACCTGGCCGCGGCGCTGGCTCGTCTGGCCGGACTTCCGCACGCCGCGCCATCCCGACGAGGCGCGGGCCGCGATCGCGGCGCTGTACGAGCGGGCCGCCACCGAGGCCGTCGAGGTCGCCTGCGGCGGCGGGATCGGGCGGACGGGCACCGTCCTCGCGTGCGTCGCGACGCTGGACGGGCTGGGCCCGGACGAGGCCGTGGCCTGGGTCCGGGCGCACCACCACCGGCGTGCGGTGGAGACGCCGGGCCAGCGACGGTGGGTGCGGTGGTTCGCGGACGGGTTCGCCGACGGGTTCGCGGAACGGCCCCGGTAGCTGGCAGGGTGCGCGCCATGGACCCGCGGGAGCTGTACCGCCGCTGGATCGACGAGCTGTGGAACGGGTCGGTCGAGGTGGCCGGGGAGCTCGTGGCGCCGGACTTCGTCGGCCACTGGCCCGACCGCGACGTCCACGGCCCGGCCGAGCTCGCCGCGATCATCGACGAGACGCACGGGATGCTCGACGTGCTGACCTTCGTGGTCGAGGTCGGGCCGCTCGTCGACGGCGACCTGCTGGCGGGCCGCTGGCGCGGTCGCGGCGCGCAGGACGGCAACCCGGTCACGTTCGTCGGCAACGACCTGCTGCGGGTCGCCGACGGGCGCGTCGTCGAGTACTGGGTGGCGTCCCTGCCGCTGCCGTAGCCGGCCGGGGCCGAGGCGAGCGCATGATCGTTCGGCACGCCAGACTGCCCGCGTGCCCGAGCGACGCGTGAGAGGGAGCGCAGCGGAGCCCGATCGTCGACGCCGCTGGTCCCTGCACCCGCTCGGGCTGACGCTCGGGGTCGGGCTCGCGACGCTCGCCTGCACGCCGACGCTGATCCCGCGCACCGGGTTCTTCCAGGGCCTCGTCAGCGGCGTCATGCTCGCGGCGGGCTACCTGCTCGGCGTCGTGCTCGCCCGGCTCGGCCGCCGGCGGTGGTCCCGCCCCTCCCCCACGGCCCGTGCGGTCGGGTGGGTGCTGCTCGCGATGCTGCTCGTGCCCGTCGTCGTGCTGGCGCTGCGGTACGGCTACCGGGAGCAGGTCGCGCAGGCGGCGTTGCTCGGGGTCCGGCCGCCGACGGTCGCCGCCTGGCTGCTCGCGGTACCGGTCGCGGTGGCCGTGCTCGCGGTGCTGGTGGCGATCGTGCGGGGTGTCCGGGCGCTGCCCCGGTGGCCACGGCGGGTCGTGGTGGGGCTCGGCGTCGTGGTGCTCGCGCTGGCGCTGGTGTCGATCGCCGGCATCCCGGGTGTGAACCCGGCCCGCGCGGCGCTCGACCCGGCCTTCGCGGCCCAGGACGCGGGGGTGTTCGGCGGCGCCACGCAGCCCACCTCCCCGCTGCGCTCCGGGTCGCCCGCCTCGGCGCTGAGCTGGGAGTCGTTGGGGCGCGGCGGGCGCACGTTCGTCTCGTCCGGCCCTCCTGCGGCGGCGCTCGCGGCCGCCTCCGG contains:
- a CDS encoding potassium channel family protein, with the protein product MRVTIAGAGAVGKSIASELIENGHEVMLIERDLAEVAPEAVPQAEWVHADACEVASLEDASVQNCDVVIAATGDDKVNLVVSLLAKTEFAVRRVVARVNNPRNEWLFTESWGVDVAVSTPRMLAAMVEEAVSVGDLVRLLTLRQGKANLVEVTLAENTALAGRPVRDVPLPADAALVAILRGGRVIVPQSDDPLEPGDEMMFVAGEGVEDEIHRVLTSGDPGGRELI
- a CDS encoding protein-tyrosine phosphatase family protein, with amino-acid sequence MVTLPGGRSVGARSLRVPPPEPPAFGLYLGSARAARRRDAGMTWPRRWLVWPDFRTPRHPDEARAAIAALYERAATEAVEVACGGGIGRTGTVLACVATLDGLGPDEAVAWVRAHHHRRAVETPGQRRWVRWFADGFADGFAERPR
- a CDS encoding ester cyclase, whose protein sequence is MDPRELYRRWIDELWNGSVEVAGELVAPDFVGHWPDRDVHGPAELAAIIDETHGMLDVLTFVVEVGPLVDGDLLAGRWRGRGAQDGNPVTFVGNDLLRVADGRVVEYWVASLPLP